In the Actinomycetota bacterium genome, one interval contains:
- a CDS encoding S1 family peptidase, producing MVLRRVLGVVTACALVLGVAVAPVHGKRRATQPAWGGADSPIRPGSSMGGCTFNFVFYTPGTVRKQPRAFIGTAAHCTDKVGERVEHASVGEIGTVVYDSDLVNSEVDFTLIEIDRDKVSQTNPEVLHWGGPTRSITADDLAIGDRIDIYGYGVGLGATEQTRPRYGFLVGYNEKEYQADMPAVNGDSGSPLIHHETGAALGIISRYGIAIPPSTDLGPLMPWIFEELKAAGFNVRLATVSR from the coding sequence ATGGTTCTTCGGCGGGTCCTGGGCGTGGTCACCGCCTGCGCGTTGGTCCTCGGTGTGGCAGTAGCGCCCGTGCACGGCAAGAGGCGGGCCACGCAACCCGCGTGGGGCGGCGCCGATAGCCCGATCCGCCCCGGTTCCTCGATGGGCGGGTGCACCTTCAACTTCGTCTTCTACACCCCCGGAACCGTGAGGAAGCAGCCGCGCGCTTTCATAGGTACCGCCGCTCACTGCACCGACAAGGTAGGGGAGCGTGTCGAGCATGCGAGCGTCGGCGAGATCGGCACCGTCGTGTACGACTCGGACCTCGTGAACAGCGAGGTCGACTTCACATTGATCGAGATCGACCGCGACAAGGTCTCGCAGACCAACCCCGAGGTCCTCCACTGGGGCGGACCGACCCGGTCCATCACCGCCGATGACCTCGCCATCGGCGACCGCATCGATATCTATGGCTACGGCGTGGGTCTCGGGGCGACGGAGCAGACCCGACCGCGCTACGGGTTCCTGGTCGGTTACAACGAGAAGGAGTACCAGGCGGACATGCCCGCCGTTAACGGCGACAGCGGCTCACCCCTTATCCACCACGAGACCGGTGCGGCCCTCGGCATCATCAGCCGCTACGGGATCGCGATCCCGCCGTCGACGGATCTCGGCCCGTTGATGCCGTGGATCTTCGAGGAGCTGAAGGCGGCCGGCTTCAACGTCCGGCTCGCGACCGTCTCGCGCTGA
- a CDS encoding phospholipase D-like domain-containing protein, whose product MTDEDLAGSDAARTKWFLMPQERGNPWTKIDSRRGDGTAWTTGNHLTPLVHGATYFKRLYEAICELEPGDWVHFTDWRGDHDELLTGSGTEVGKVLADVAERGVHVRGLIWRSHPAIMKFSEEEHLELAKMINTKGGEVLLDERVRRGGSHHQKLFLIRHPRDEDRDVAFMGGIDLCHGRRDDERHLGDPQVYELDERYGETPPWHDVQLEVKGPAIDDLAYTFRERWEDPTPLDHRNPVRKLFADRAHEPDEPSPLPPMPDAPKPMGTQAVQVLRTYPAKKPPFPFAPNGERSIARAYHKAYRRAKKLIYLEDQYFWSREVPGVLAESLRRSPDLRLIVILPRYPEQDGAVAGVTNRIGQRQAIQTVQDAGGDRVAFYDIENEHGTPIYVHAKVCVVDDVWCAIGSDNINLRSWTHDSELSCAILDEARDQREPTDPAGLGDGARVFARDLRLLLWREHLGLDSDEEMIDPHEGFDLFKTHADALDSWHARGRVGPRPPGQVRAHHLEHDAAIMQKLTAPVYRVALDPDGRPRRLRKRNTF is encoded by the coding sequence ATGACAGACGAGGATCTCGCGGGTTCAGACGCAGCGCGCACGAAGTGGTTCCTCATGCCGCAGGAGCGCGGGAACCCCTGGACCAAGATCGACAGCCGGCGCGGCGACGGAACCGCGTGGACCACTGGTAATCACCTGACCCCACTGGTCCACGGCGCCACCTACTTCAAGCGGCTCTACGAGGCGATCTGTGAGCTGGAGCCGGGCGACTGGGTCCACTTCACCGACTGGCGCGGCGATCACGACGAGCTGCTGACGGGGTCCGGGACCGAGGTTGGGAAGGTCCTTGCCGACGTCGCCGAACGCGGCGTCCACGTCCGCGGCCTGATCTGGCGCTCACACCCAGCGATCATGAAGTTCAGCGAGGAGGAGCATCTCGAGCTTGCCAAGATGATCAACACGAAGGGGGGCGAGGTCCTGCTCGACGAGCGGGTGCGTCGCGGGGGATCCCACCACCAGAAGCTCTTCCTCATCCGGCACCCGCGCGACGAGGACCGAGACGTGGCCTTCATGGGGGGCATCGACCTCTGCCACGGCCGCCGCGACGACGAGCGCCACCTGGGAGACCCTCAGGTCTACGAGTTAGATGAGCGCTACGGCGAGACGCCGCCGTGGCACGACGTCCAGCTAGAGGTGAAAGGTCCCGCGATCGACGACCTCGCCTACACGTTCCGCGAGCGGTGGGAGGACCCGACACCGCTGGATCATCGCAACCCCGTCCGCAAGCTGTTCGCGGACCGCGCGCACGAACCGGATGAGCCCTCGCCTCTGCCGCCCATGCCGGACGCACCGAAGCCCATGGGGACGCAGGCGGTGCAGGTGCTGCGGACGTATCCCGCGAAGAAGCCGCCGTTCCCGTTCGCGCCGAACGGCGAGCGCAGCATCGCCCGGGCGTACCACAAGGCCTACAGGCGGGCAAAGAAACTGATCTACCTCGAAGACCAGTACTTCTGGTCGCGCGAGGTGCCCGGCGTGCTGGCAGAGAGCCTGCGGCGATCGCCGGACCTGCGGTTGATCGTGATCCTGCCCCGTTATCCGGAACAGGACGGGGCCGTGGCGGGCGTCACGAACAGGATCGGGCAACGACAAGCCATCCAGACCGTTCAAGACGCGGGGGGCGACCGCGTCGCCTTCTACGACATCGAGAACGAGCACGGCACGCCGATCTACGTTCACGCGAAGGTGTGCGTCGTGGACGACGTCTGGTGCGCCATCGGCTCGGACAACATCAACCTGCGCTCGTGGACGCACGACTCGGAGCTGTCCTGCGCGATCCTCGACGAGGCGCGCGATCAGCGGGAGCCGACGGATCCGGCCGGGCTCGGCGACGGAGCCAGGGTCTTCGCCCGCGACCTGCGGCTCCTGCTCTGGCGGGAGCACCTCGGTCTGGATTCGGACGAGGAGATGATCGATCCCCACGAGGGGTTCGACCTCTTCAAGACGCACGCCGATGCTCTCGATTCGTGGCATGCGCGGGGTCGCGTGGGGCCGCGGCCCCCAGGTCAGGTGCGCGCCCATCATCTCGAGCACGATGCTGCGATCATGCAGAAGCTGACCGCACCCGTGTATCGGGTCGCGCTCGACCCCGACGGTCGGCCGCGCAGGTTGCGCAAGAGGAACACCTTCTAG
- a CDS encoding AAA family ATPase, producing MAFCRACGSSNPAESTYCGTCGAKLALDADGRTDSARRIITAVFCDVVGSTSLAEKLDPEPYRKVLTAFFDEMAAVVERHGGSVEKFVGDGVKASFGLVRAHEDDALRAVRAAVEMREALARLNEEVLIHYNVALSARTGINTGEVLTPELDEEAFAVGDPINVAARLEQAALPGQILMGESTYRLVRDAVEVEATLLELKGKSNPVTAYALLRVASDATGVTRDFTRPVVGRAEELARIHDGLARVIADESCKLVLVVAGPGVGKSRLLREAAETAQPRARVLAGATAAYGDAVTYSLVVEMLKQAAGIHDQDDERSSESKVAAVVGAHQHASLIIPRVCQLLGVSEVTTTSDEIFWAVRKFLEVVAREQPTLVLIEDLHWAESPTLQLLEHITDWWGGGPLLIICSTRPEFVDDHPNWSRKASALINLTPLNRSDSEQLMRNILGDLEAGTDTAAHVAEVTGGNPLFIEQMLSMLIEEGAIHNQGGKSVLVAPLELSIPPSIHALLTARLDALSREERAVLEAGAVAGGEFSRAAVEDLTPELPSGELRVHLHSLVTREFIAPLRWEVPGAETFRFRHALIRDAAYRAISRERRAQLHERLGEWLEARRGRGIDEPEEVIGHHFEQAYENLVAVGVASRRLLELARRAGEHLAAAGLEAHARHDMPSASAILSRAVQLLARLGPVPFRVLAAFTDALVFSDRAADSQLAITELERAAELGDSRAQAELLLFRSHQSTRWDVFGTAEPIRESEQALKIFDALDDDEGLARAGNYLAYLYAVSGNEEAALVLAGKTLGHARKIHNVLEEGWARRRITSSMLHGLVGVREALQAAEEFVEWSRVVQIRANEGEALAALARAQAYLGLVDAAADSFRLAKTILHDVGGVPDAAVTGLVSYDIAQCVADPRRGEQDLQRSLASLSETGETGVSASIAVRLASLLLEQRRYDEAEELAEEAQRLAAPDDWDVQIRCGSTLGRVLAHRGDVSRGERILHAALERVRQTDWLFLQADLLANLAEVIARGRRHEEAFEQARRAFSLYKTKEHTAGARRVEHLMDQLRLERDSKLAPGASH from the coding sequence ATGGCGTTCTGCCGGGCGTGTGGATCTAGCAATCCAGCGGAGTCGACCTACTGTGGTACCTGCGGTGCGAAACTCGCGCTCGACGCGGACGGGCGAACGGATTCGGCTCGGAGGATCATCACCGCTGTCTTCTGCGACGTCGTCGGCTCTACCTCATTGGCAGAAAAGCTGGACCCCGAGCCCTACAGGAAGGTTCTCACTGCCTTCTTCGACGAAATGGCCGCGGTGGTCGAGCGCCACGGGGGTTCGGTCGAGAAGTTCGTCGGAGACGGAGTCAAGGCGAGTTTCGGCCTGGTAAGAGCTCATGAGGACGACGCGTTGAGGGCGGTCCGCGCCGCGGTCGAGATGCGCGAGGCGCTGGCGAGGTTGAACGAAGAGGTGCTGATCCACTACAACGTCGCATTGTCAGCGCGCACGGGTATCAACACGGGCGAGGTACTGACCCCCGAGCTCGACGAGGAAGCTTTCGCCGTTGGGGATCCCATCAACGTCGCGGCGCGTTTGGAACAGGCGGCTTTGCCTGGGCAGATCTTGATGGGTGAGTCCACGTACCGTCTCGTTAGGGACGCCGTCGAGGTAGAAGCGACGTTACTAGAGCTCAAGGGCAAGTCCAATCCCGTTACTGCGTACGCGCTGCTGCGTGTGGCTTCGGATGCCACAGGAGTCACGCGCGACTTCACCCGACCGGTCGTCGGACGCGCGGAGGAGTTAGCGAGGATCCATGACGGCCTCGCTCGCGTAATCGCGGACGAGTCATGCAAGTTGGTACTCGTGGTCGCTGGCCCCGGCGTCGGCAAGAGCCGCCTGCTTCGAGAGGCCGCCGAGACTGCTCAGCCCCGGGCGCGCGTACTGGCCGGAGCAACCGCCGCTTACGGCGACGCGGTCACCTATTCGCTGGTCGTCGAGATGCTCAAGCAGGCAGCCGGCATCCACGATCAAGATGATGAGCGAAGCAGCGAGTCGAAGGTTGCGGCGGTTGTGGGAGCACACCAGCATGCATCACTGATCATTCCAAGAGTTTGTCAACTGCTCGGTGTCAGCGAGGTAACGACGACAAGCGACGAGATCTTCTGGGCCGTGCGCAAATTTCTCGAAGTGGTTGCGCGTGAGCAGCCCACACTCGTTTTGATCGAAGACTTGCATTGGGCGGAGAGCCCCACGCTTCAGCTGCTGGAGCACATCACGGATTGGTGGGGGGGTGGTCCTCTTCTGATCATTTGCTCCACCCGACCTGAATTCGTGGACGACCATCCGAACTGGAGCAGAAAAGCCTCGGCGTTGATCAATCTGACACCCCTCAACAGAAGCGACTCCGAGCAATTGATGCGGAACATCCTCGGTGATCTTGAAGCCGGAACGGACACCGCCGCTCACGTGGCGGAGGTCACCGGCGGCAATCCGCTTTTTATCGAGCAGATGTTGTCGATGCTCATAGAGGAAGGTGCCATCCATAACCAGGGCGGGAAGTCGGTGCTCGTGGCGCCTCTGGAGCTCTCCATCCCTCCGTCGATCCATGCGCTGCTCACTGCCCGTCTGGACGCGTTGTCGCGCGAGGAGCGTGCCGTCTTGGAAGCCGGTGCTGTTGCCGGGGGCGAATTTTCACGAGCGGCCGTGGAGGACCTCACGCCGGAACTACCGTCGGGGGAGCTACGGGTGCACCTGCATTCGCTCGTAACGAGGGAATTCATCGCACCGCTTCGCTGGGAGGTGCCGGGTGCTGAAACTTTTCGCTTCCGACACGCGCTCATCCGCGATGCCGCCTACCGAGCTATCTCACGGGAGCGACGCGCGCAGCTTCACGAGCGGCTTGGAGAGTGGCTCGAAGCCAGGCGCGGGCGAGGGATCGACGAGCCCGAGGAAGTGATCGGTCATCACTTCGAACAGGCGTATGAAAATCTAGTAGCAGTAGGAGTTGCTAGTCGGCGCCTCCTTGAACTTGCCCGTCGTGCAGGTGAGCACCTGGCCGCGGCTGGGCTGGAGGCGCATGCGCGGCACGACATGCCGTCTGCGTCCGCGATCCTCAGCCGAGCAGTACAACTGCTCGCGCGGCTGGGACCCGTACCCTTCCGGGTGCTTGCGGCATTTACGGACGCTCTCGTCTTCTCCGACCGAGCCGCCGACAGCCAGCTGGCGATCACGGAGCTCGAGCGCGCTGCCGAACTCGGCGATTCCCGCGCCCAGGCGGAACTGCTGTTGTTCCGTTCCCATCAGTCGACGAGGTGGGATGTCTTCGGTACGGCTGAACCGATCCGGGAGTCGGAACAGGCCTTGAAAATCTTCGACGCGCTCGATGACGACGAGGGCCTTGCTCGAGCGGGGAACTATCTCGCCTACCTGTATGCGGTCAGCGGCAATGAAGAGGCGGCTCTTGTCCTCGCCGGGAAGACCCTCGGGCATGCTCGAAAGATCCATAACGTTCTGGAGGAGGGCTGGGCGCGCCGGCGCATAACGTCTTCCATGCTTCACGGCCTGGTTGGTGTCCGCGAGGCGCTTCAGGCAGCTGAGGAGTTCGTGGAGTGGTCGAGAGTGGTTCAGATCCGTGCCAACGAAGGAGAAGCGCTCGCGGCGCTGGCAAGAGCTCAGGCCTATCTGGGCCTGGTCGATGCCGCTGCCGACTCTTTCCGTCTCGCTAAGACGATCCTCCACGATGTCGGTGGCGTCCCCGACGCGGCCGTGACTGGCTTGGTGTCCTACGACATTGCACAATGCGTCGCTGACCCGCGAAGGGGTGAGCAAGATCTACAGCGAAGTTTGGCGTCCCTAAGCGAGACCGGCGAAACCGGCGTCAGCGCCAGCATCGCTGTCAGGCTGGCAAGCCTGCTACTCGAACAGCGCCGGTATGACGAAGCCGAAGAGCTGGCGGAAGAGGCGCAACGACTGGCTGCGCCGGATGACTGGGACGTTCAGATCCGTTGCGGCTCCACGCTTGGACGTGTCCTCGCCCACCGCGGGGACGTCTCGCGGGGAGAGCGGATCTTGCACGCGGCGCTTGAGCGGGTTAGGCAGACGGATTGGTTGTTCTTGCAGGCGGACCTGCTCGCGAACCTGGCCGAGGTGATTGCCCGTGGGCGACGGCACGAAGAGGCATTCGAACAGGCTCGGCGGGCGTTTTCGTTGTACAAGACGAAGGAACACACTGCCGGAGCACGCCGCGTGGAGCATTTGATGGACCAGCTTCGCCTGGAGCGGGATAGCAAGTTGGCACCAGGCGCCTCGCACTAG
- a CDS encoding N-acetyltransferase, with protein MIRRVLYSERPELWERIEDLSEQVWPEYNRHGDTLNQFWGRLYEVFPEFQFVLHDDDSDEVLAEGHTIPCAWDGSEDDLPEGIDAVLADAFALHERGKSPNTLCALAVEIPPHHRRRRLSPQALGAMRQIASEHGLRDLLAPLRPNWKDRYPLNPIERYARWRRDDGSLFDPWLRVHVQLGADVLKPAPRSLLITGSVGEWESWTGMAFPETGTYVFPEGLAPVEIDRDADQGRYWEPNIWVRHRVEAAGP; from the coding sequence GTGATCCGGCGCGTGCTCTACTCCGAGCGCCCCGAGCTCTGGGAGCGGATCGAGGACCTGTCAGAGCAGGTGTGGCCCGAGTACAACCGGCACGGCGACACGCTCAATCAGTTCTGGGGGCGGCTCTACGAGGTCTTCCCCGAGTTCCAATTCGTGCTCCACGATGACGACTCCGACGAGGTCCTGGCTGAGGGTCACACGATCCCGTGCGCCTGGGACGGCAGCGAGGACGACCTGCCCGAGGGGATCGACGCCGTGCTCGCGGACGCCTTCGCGCTGCATGAGCGCGGGAAGTCACCCAACACCTTGTGTGCCCTGGCGGTCGAGATCCCGCCCCACCACCGCCGCCGGCGCTTGAGCCCGCAAGCACTGGGGGCGATGCGCCAGATCGCGTCGGAGCACGGGCTCCGCGACCTGCTAGCCCCCCTGCGGCCCAACTGGAAGGATCGCTACCCGTTGAACCCGATCGAGCGGTACGCCCGGTGGAGAAGGGACGACGGCTCGCTCTTCGACCCGTGGCTGAGGGTGCACGTGCAGCTCGGAGCAGACGTTCTCAAGCCGGCGCCGCGATCGCTCCTCATCACGGGCAGCGTGGGCGAGTGGGAGTCCTGGACCGGGATGGCTTTCCCGGAGACGGGGACGTATGTCTTCCCGGAGGGACTTGCCCCCGTCGAGATCGACCGCGACGCGGACCAGGGAAGGTACTGGGAGCCGAACATCTGGGTGCGCCATCGCGTGGAGGCGGCAGGCCCCTAG
- a CDS encoding MBL fold metallo-hydrolase has translation MRDLESVAADVWLLRGGVPPTMNVYFLRGVDGVTLFDAGIAPMAKQIAAAGARLGGINRIVLGHSHVDHRGAAPALDAPVFCHPSERADAEGDGGRHYADFSKLPPPARWVYPQLFRLWDGGPVTIEGTVNEGDRVAGFEVIHLPGHAPGQIALWREHDRLALTTDCFYTLDPRTGLKGRPRLAPDAFNLHTEEAVESIRKLATLKPSAAWPGHADPLTGDVQGQLERAADRARR, from the coding sequence ATGAGAGACCTCGAGAGCGTCGCGGCAGACGTCTGGCTGCTGCGCGGCGGGGTCCCGCCCACGATGAACGTCTACTTCCTGCGCGGCGTCGACGGCGTCACGCTGTTCGACGCGGGAATCGCGCCGATGGCCAAGCAGATCGCGGCTGCGGGGGCGCGCCTCGGCGGAATCAACCGGATCGTGCTGGGTCACAGTCACGTAGATCACCGCGGCGCCGCTCCCGCGCTGGACGCGCCCGTGTTCTGCCACCCGTCCGAGCGCGCGGACGCCGAAGGCGACGGCGGTCGTCACTACGCCGACTTCTCGAAGTTGCCGCCACCGGCCCGCTGGGTCTACCCGCAGCTGTTCCGGCTGTGGGACGGCGGACCCGTCACGATCGAAGGCACCGTCAACGAGGGCGATCGCGTGGCCGGCTTCGAGGTGATCCACCTCCCGGGGCACGCGCCCGGACAGATCGCTCTATGGCGCGAGCACGACCGCCTCGCGTTGACAACCGACTGCTTCTACACGCTGGATCCGCGCACCGGCCTGAAGGGACGGCCGCGCCTCGCGCCCGACGCCTTCAACCTCCATACGGAAGAAGCGGTGGAAAGCATCCGGAAGCTTGCGACACTGAAACCTTCGGCTGCCTGGCCCGGCCACGCCGATCCGCTGACCGGAGACGTGCAAGGTCAGCTCGAGCGCGCGGCTGACCGCGCACGCCGTTGA